The Vicia villosa cultivar HV-30 ecotype Madison, WI linkage group LG1, Vvil1.0, whole genome shotgun sequence genome includes a region encoding these proteins:
- the LOC131644029 gene encoding uncharacterized protein LOC131644029 has product MGSEGPSAAVTTVYITGFKKFHGVSENPTETIVNNLVEYVKTKGLPKGLVIGSCSILDTAGQGGLIPLYQTLQTAITAKDSESSSSNKIIWLHFGVNSGATRFAVERQAVNEATFRCPDELGWKPQKVPIVPSDGTISHIRESTLPVEEITKALASKGYDVMTSDDAGRFVCNYVYYHSLRFAEQNGIKSLFVHVPLFFTINEETQMQFAASLLEVLATIS; this is encoded by the exons ATGGGATCTGAAGGTCCTTCAGCGGCTGTAACGACAGTTTATATAACAGGTTTCAAGAAATTCCATGGAGTTTCAGAGAATCCAACGGAGACAATTGTGAATAATTTGGTGGAGTATGTGAAAACGAAGGGTTTGCCGAAAGGTTTAGTTATTGGAAGCTGCAGCATTCTTGATACTGCTGGACAAGGAGGCCTTATTCCCTTGTACCAGACATTGCAAACTGCCATTACAGCCAAGGATTCGGAATCTTCAAGTTCCAATAAAATTATTTGG CTGCATTTTGGGGTTAACAGCGGTGCAACAAGGTTCGCTGTAGAACGTCAAGCTGTTAACGAGGCTACATTTCGTTGCCCTGATGAACTAGGATGGAAGCCACAG AAAGTTCCCATTGTTCCTTCTGATGGCACAATTTCACATATACGGGAG TCTACCCTTCCTGTGGAGGAGATTACCAAAGCCTTGGCAAGTAAAGGTTATGATGTAATGACGTCTGATGATGCAGGAAGGTTTGTGTGCAATTATGTTTACTATCATTCCCTTCGTTTCGCGGAGCAAAACGGAATCAAATCCCTTTTCGTGCACGTGCCGCTTTTCTTTACAATAAATGAAGAAACCCAAATGCAATTTGCTGCTTCCTTATTAGAGGTACTCGCTACAATAAGTTAG
- the LOC131644030 gene encoding zinc finger CCCH domain-containing protein 3: MAIKKYFCEYCEKQFQDTPSDRKRHAAGTQHKQAKARWYDSFKPQHHNPIPQQQPNQPFCFHFVNKGFCRYGDSCKYFHPNTQQQQPITTTPSGNVGVSFGNLPPSLQPPPEGGYSYTPFVDWG; this comes from the exons ATGGCGATAAAGAAGTATTTCTGCGAATATTGCGAAAAGCAATTTCAAGACACACCGTCAGATCGGAAACGCCACGCCGCCGGTACTCAACACAAACAAGCCAAAGCACGTTGGTACGATTCCTTCAAACCCCAACACCACAACCCTATTCCACAGCAACAACCTAATCAACCCTTCTGCTTTCACTTCGTCAACAAG gGATTTTGTCGTTACGGCGATTCTTGCAAGTATTTTCATCCCAATACACAGCAACAGCAACCAATCACAACCACGCCGTCGGGGAATGTAGGAGTGTCGTTCGGTAATTTACCGCCGTCGTTGCAACCTCCGCCTGAAGGTGGATACTCCTACACCCCCTTTGTCGACTGGGGGTAG
- the LOC131644028 gene encoding glycogen synthase kinase-3 homolog MsK-1 has product MASVGVAPTSGFREASGNGEIGVDVLPEEMNDMKIRDDREMEATVVDSGNGTETGHIIVTTIGGRNGQPKQTISYMAERVVGHGSFGVVFQAKCLETGETVAIKKVLQDKRYKNRELQTMRLLDHPNVVSLKHCFFSTTEKDELYLNLVLEYVPETVHRVIKHYNKLNQRMPMIYVKLYTYQIFRALSYIHRCIGVCHRDIKPQNLLVNPHTHQVKLCDFGSAKVLVKGEPNISYICSRYYRAPELIFGATEYTTAIDVWSVGCVLAELLLGQPLFPGESGVDQLVEIIKVLGTPTREEIKCMNPNYTEFKFPQIKAHPWHKIFHKRMPPEAVDLVSRLLQYSPNLRCQALDALTHPFFDELREPNARLPTGRFLPPLFNFKPHELKGVPLETLVKLVPEHARKQCPFLGL; this is encoded by the exons ATGGCGTCGGTTGGCGTGGCACCAACTTCGGGTTTTAGAGAAGCCAGTGGTAATGGTGAAATTGGTGTTGATGTATTGCCAGaggaaatgaatgatatgaaaatTAGGGATGATAGG GAAATGGAAGCTACTGTTGTTGACAGCGGCAATGGGACGGAGACTGGACATATTATTGTGACTACTATTGGTGGTAGAAATGGTCAGCCAAAGCAG ACTATAAGCTATATGGCAGAGCGTGTTGTAGGACATGGGTCATTTGGAGTTGTCTTCCAG GCTAAGTGCTTGGAAACTGGTGAAACTGTGGCTATCAAAAAGGTTCTTCAAGACAAGAGGTATAAGAACCGGGAATTGCAAACAATGCGCCTTCTTGATCACCCAAATGTTGTCTCCTTAAAGCATTGTTTCTTTTCAACCACTGAAAAGGATGAACTATACCTTAATCTGGTACTTGAGTATGTTCCTGAAACAGTTCATCGCGTCATTAAGCATTACAACAAGTTGAACCAAAGGATGCCGATGATTTATGTGAAGCTCTATACATACCAG ATCTTTAGAGCATTATCTTATATTCATCGTTGTATTGGAGTCTGCCATCGAGATATCAAACCTCAAAATCTATTG GTCAATCCACACACCCACCAGGTTAAATTATGTGACTTTGGAAGTGCAAAAGTCTTG GTTAAAGGCGAACCAAATATATCGTATATATGTTCAAGGTATTACAGAGCACCTGAGCTTATTTTTGGAGCAACTGAATATACTACAGCTATTGATGTATGGTCTGTTGGTTGTGTTTTGGCTGAACTGCTGCTTGGACAG CCGTTGTTTCCTGGTGAGAGTGGAGTTGATCAGCTTGTTGAGATCATCAAG GTTTTGGGAACTCCGACTAGAGAAGAGATTAAATGCATGAATCCTAATTATACAGAATTTAAATTCCCTCAAATCAAAGCACATCCATGGCACAAG ATCTTCCATAAGCGCATGCCTCCAGAAGCTGTTGATTTGGTATCAAGATTATTACAATACTCCCCAAATCTACGGTGCCAAGCT TTAGATGCCTTAACCCATCCTTTCTTTGATGAGCTTCGTGAACCTAACGCTCGCTTGCCAACTGGCCGTTTCCTTCCACCACTATTTAACTTCAAACCTCACG AACTGAAAGGAGTCCCACTCGAGACCTTGGTGAAATTGGTTCCAGAGCATGCAAGGAAGCAATGCCCGTTTCTTGGCTTGTAA